A region of Paenimyroides aestuarii DNA encodes the following proteins:
- a CDS encoding glycine--tRNA ligase, giving the protein MAKQEDIFKNVISHAKEYGYIFPSSEIYDGLSAVYDYAQNGVELKKNIREYWWKSMVQMHENIVGIDASIFMHPTTWKASGHVDAFNDPLIDNKDSKKRYRADVLIEDYCEKLWQKAQKEIEKAKGRFGDAFNEEEFITTNPRVVEYLSKKKTILERMAAGLDSGNLEDVKALIEELGIADPETGSKNWTDVRQFNLMFGTKLGASADTAMDLYLRPETAQGIFVNFLNVQKTGRMKIPFGIAQTGKAFRNEIVARQFIFRMREFEQMEMQFFVKPGEEMQHYDYWKETRLKWHLSLGLGNENYRFHDHEKLAHYANAATDIEFNFPFGFKELEGIHSRTDFDLKAHEQHSGKKLQFFDNETNSSYVPYVVETSVGLDRMFLAVFSKALQEETLEDGSTRTVLKLPSVLAPTKAAVLPLVKKDGLPEVAREIIEELKWDFNVAYDEKDAVGRRYRRQDALGTPFCITVDHQTLEDKTVTIRHRDTMQQDRVAIAELRNIINEEVSMRNWLQKMK; this is encoded by the coding sequence ATGGCAAAACAAGAAGACATTTTTAAAAATGTAATTTCGCACGCAAAAGAATACGGATACATTTTTCCGTCGAGCGAAATTTACGATGGATTAAGTGCTGTGTATGATTATGCACAAAACGGAGTAGAGTTAAAAAAGAATATTCGCGAGTACTGGTGGAAATCAATGGTACAAATGCACGAAAATATTGTGGGGATTGATGCCTCGATCTTTATGCATCCCACCACATGGAAAGCTTCTGGGCACGTAGATGCCTTTAACGATCCGTTGATTGATAACAAAGATTCCAAAAAAAGATACCGTGCCGATGTGTTGATCGAAGACTATTGCGAGAAATTATGGCAGAAGGCTCAAAAAGAAATCGAAAAAGCAAAAGGGCGTTTTGGCGATGCTTTTAACGAGGAAGAATTCATCACAACCAATCCGCGTGTGGTGGAGTATCTTTCCAAAAAGAAAACCATTTTAGAACGCATGGCAGCTGGATTAGATTCAGGTAATTTAGAAGATGTAAAAGCCTTGATTGAAGAATTGGGAATTGCCGATCCGGAAACAGGTTCTAAAAACTGGACCGATGTACGCCAATTCAATTTAATGTTCGGCACCAAATTAGGTGCTTCTGCTGATACGGCGATGGATTTGTATTTGCGTCCCGAAACAGCACAAGGAATTTTTGTGAACTTTCTGAACGTGCAAAAAACCGGACGTATGAAAATTCCGTTTGGAATTGCACAAACCGGTAAAGCGTTTCGCAACGAAATTGTAGCGCGCCAATTCATTTTCCGTATGCGCGAGTTTGAACAAATGGAAATGCAGTTTTTCGTAAAACCAGGCGAAGAAATGCAACACTATGACTATTGGAAAGAAACCCGCTTAAAATGGCATTTGTCATTGGGCTTAGGAAACGAAAACTACCGTTTTCACGACCATGAAAAATTAGCACATTATGCCAATGCAGCAACCGATATTGAATTTAATTTTCCATTCGGATTTAAAGAATTAGAAGGAATACATTCGCGTACCGATTTCGATTTAAAAGCACACGAACAACATTCGGGCAAAAAGTTGCAGTTTTTTGACAATGAAACCAATTCGTCTTATGTGCCGTATGTAGTAGAAACATCGGTAGGACTAGATCGCATGTTTTTGGCAGTTTTCTCAAAAGCTTTGCAAGAAGAAACTTTGGAAGACGGATCCACGCGTACCGTTTTAAAACTACCAAGTGTTTTAGCACCAACCAAAGCAGCAGTTTTACCGTTAGTGAAAAAAGACGGTTTACCAGAAGTTGCCCGCGAAATTATTGAAGAATTAAAGTGGGATTTCAATGTGGCTTATGATGAAAAAGATGCTGTTGGTCGTCGTTACCGCCGCCAAGATGCCTTGGGAACGCCGTTTTGCATCACGGTTGACCACCAAACATTAGAAGACAAAACTGTAACCATTCGCCACCGCGATACCATGCAGCAAGACCGTGTGGCAATTGCTGAATTGCGAAACATTATCAACGAAGAAGTTTCTATGCGCAATTGGTTGCAGAAAATGAAATAA
- a CDS encoding universal stress protein: MKKILVPTDFSEQAAIALKAAVGIARKSNAEIILLHIIDLPHETMDMIQPGYDLPEIMFFKEHAETKLTQTSLSEELNGLNVSQILKLGRTFSEVTEVAKANNIDLIVMGSHGASGFKEFFIGSNTEKVIRTSDIPVLAIKGNDTEISFDKVIFANDFTEESTAGFQKIIDFLKLNGSTPHFLMVNTPNNFKPTHVAEEMAHDFLKQFDLENYEFSIYNDIDIEKGILNFAERTNADLIAMGTHGRKGFARLLNGSISEDLMNHSPRSIITFKL; this comes from the coding sequence ATGAAAAAGATTTTAGTTCCCACCGATTTTTCTGAACAAGCGGCTATTGCCTTAAAGGCAGCTGTTGGAATCGCAAGAAAGTCGAACGCTGAAATTATTTTATTACATATCATTGATTTGCCACATGAAACCATGGATATGATTCAGCCTGGCTACGATTTGCCCGAAATTATGTTTTTTAAAGAACATGCCGAAACAAAACTTACGCAAACATCGCTTTCTGAAGAATTAAACGGTTTAAATGTTTCACAAATTTTAAAATTGGGCCGCACTTTTAGTGAAGTCACCGAAGTGGCAAAAGCCAACAATATTGATTTAATTGTGATGGGCTCACACGGTGCAAGTGGTTTTAAAGAATTTTTTATTGGATCGAACACGGAAAAAGTTATTCGTACATCAGATATCCCCGTGTTGGCAATTAAAGGAAATGATACCGAAATTAGTTTCGACAAAGTAATTTTTGCAAACGATTTTACAGAAGAATCTACTGCAGGTTTTCAAAAAATTATTGATTTCTTAAAGTTGAATGGTTCTACTCCGCACTTTTTGATGGTGAATACGCCGAACAATTTTAAACCAACCCATGTGGCCGAAGAAATGGCGCACGACTTTCTAAAACAATTCGATTTAGAGAATTATGAGTTCTCGATTTATAACGATATAGATATCGAAAAAGGAATTTTAAATTTTGCCGAACGTACAAATGCCGACTTAATTGCAATGGGAACCCACGGCAGAAAAGGCTTTGCACGATTATTGAACGGAAGCATCAGCGAAGATTTAATGAACCATTCGCCAAGATCGATCATTACTTTTAAATTGTAA